The genomic window TTGCTACCAATCATACACCTATAAGATAAAGTCATTACCATAATGGCTGCACTGCGCTCCTCAATTAATTTGCCGATTAATGACGATAACATCAGGTGGGCTTGAATCTCTTTGTTGACATCCGGTAACGGCCGCCTACCTAGCCTACCATCAGTTTGTGCAGCTTCCACAACCAGATCATCAAGTTCTGATAATTGATCAATGTGAATTACAAAAGTGGATACTGTTAGGTAGAGTTTATTCAACAAGTGTAAACTACTTTTTGGGTGGGAAAAATTAGCAACTAGATGCTATGCGCACCTTGACGATTAGTACAAGAAAGAACACGAGCAAAGGCACGAAGCGATTGCGGAAGACCTTTCCCTTTTCCTTTAGGCCACTTGACCTCCCTATGTGATGATCATAGCTCCATCAGATATCCAAATACTGGCAAGTTTATCAGCAATATTTTAGGGTAAAATCATATAGAGATTTCTGCATTATTAACATGCACATTTTATGCAACCAGACATGTATAAAGGCCGATGCAAAATAGTCAGCAAAAGATATCTCATGCCCAATATACATAAAATTGACTATTCAAGTGCTGTGTGGGTCATCTTTTTTGTCTGATATCGAatgaaaaggaaagaaagaagcaAATGATAACGATCAGTTTGCTGAAGTAAGCACTGGTTCATGAGCATTAACAAAAGTTTGCACTGATAAAGTAGAATCAACATGACGGATGAAAAATTAAGAATCAGTACAAACTTGATTGTGAAGATGTTCCAAGAATGTTTCAAGTTTTCCGCGTTTTTCCTTGAAGGCACAAAGTATTGTTGCATGAGTTCCAACTTCATCTTGTGCAGAGGATCATGCTTAGGTATATCTAACTGGATCTGAACCTGAGAATGACCAGCATTATTAATCAATGATTACAGATGCAATCATAGAGTTAATAAAGCAACAAGTCGGCAATAAAATTCATTATGCTGTGCTAATGATACAAGAAATTTAATTATTACAAGGAATACCTGGTCATAAATGTTGTAGGGGACTGTAAAACCGAAGTCTAACATCAATGTAGCATTTGAAAACTTTCCATATCTTATCAGTACCTAAAACAATGAAAGCAGAAAACCCAGTAACCTCTAAGTGACAAATTTTACAAACAGCAAAATTTGGCAACAAATTGAAATACATTGTAGCTATTAAACACAATCAAAATCACATAATTGCATAATAGCCCTatacagagaaaaagaaaatacatgaTTGCAAGGATCTCTAAATCTAGGGATCATATAATTAAGGTGAAGCAACAATAATGTTCCTTtcgctcttttttttttaccaattgttgatttcttgttttaaGTCACATTCAGTGCAGAAAACTTGTACTTGAGCTATTTTAGTAATTATGGTTCGTGAAAGCATATTCCAAGAGTCTGGCATATTTGCATTCATGGGAATAATGTTGACGTTTTAATTCAGAATATTTCACTATAATGAACAGCATGAAANNNNNNNNNNNNNNNNNNNNNNNNNNNNNNNNNNNNNNNNNNNNNNNNNNNNNNNNNNNNNNNNNNNNNACATTACTGGTTAATAATGGAAAATACAAAGACAATAAGAGGTAATTTAATCCCTGCAGGTAAAATTTTCATTAAAGAAGACTTTGTTCAAGCTTGCAGAAAATGAAAAATGAGTGAAACTCACATGCAGTTGTCTTCATGTGAAGTTGCTAGTTGAGAATCATTAGATAACAATTTTATCAAACATGTCAAATCATCTAATGGTTCTTAACTAACAACTTTACATGAAGACAACTGCATGGGAGTCTTCACCTTGGAAACCATTAGCACATATGAGACGGGAAAGTATATAGTCTTCAGTAAGAGATATATGACCTGCTCCCCAGGCGCATAGTCACGATCAGAGATAACCTGCACATATTtgcaaatattaaattaaatgggTGTGAGAATTGTTTaagaaaatatatacatatatattaattTGGGTTAAGAAGTGGAACTGGTGTCCTACACTAGTACTTAACCTAATAATAGGtaagaaaaaaaatacacctcAAAATATCAGTCTCATAAAAACATTATTTGAGTATTAATGAGGTAATTTCAAAAgcagattttttttatatatggagAACGATAATACAAAATGAGGGATAAGAGTTCCCCAATACAAAAGCAATGTAAAAAAAGGATATATCTATAAAACATTAGATTCCTAATCTCTCAACATGTCTGTGAGGGAAAGTCCCCTATATAAACATCACGAACCTTACTATATGAGACATTGAATATGAAAAGAGTGGAGTATTAATGGCCATCAGAAAGAAATTTGGCTTTCATCTATGAGAAAATATCTCTTTAAACCATTTTAATAGACTCCAATCACCATGTTAGAATAGATACAAGGGAGAGaagggtgtgtgtgtgtgtgtgtgtgtgtgtgtgtgtgtgtgtgtgtgtgtgagagagagagagagagagagagagagaacttcTGATAATTGTTTGTCATCATCACTCATCACAATTGCTTCTGAATTCCCATCATGGTTTACAAAATCTGCAAAAGGAATCTAGAACAAAGAAAAAAAGGTCAGAAAACTAACTATGGTtgaaacaaaatattaaaataagtCTCCTTACAGTAACAATACCAGAGATAAACCATTGGTGCTTCCCCATGCTCGAGAACCAACTGATAATGATATTGAGGTTAACAACGAAACTAAAGATGAAAGTCCATATTTACATAAAATATAATAATGAGGTTTCCTTTCAAAATTTGGTATGAGTAAAGATACACCATCATATAGATATCCTTCATACATAGGTggagaaaagaaggaaaagacAACTACTAGGGAGGCTGAGTCCCCAAGCATGTCGATCTATTAAAGGAATCTGAAAAGCAGAGCTCCAAAGGGAGGCCATATAGACTAAATCAATGTCGTAGAAAGGGAACTTGGTAGGGAACTACAAATTTTGAAGTGGTTGCTTACCTAGTGTGCATGCATACATGAAGTCTTTATAAGTAATATCTCCAAAACTTTGACTGAAACATTCAAAAATCTGAAATAGACGGACAAATTTGGCACAACCAGTCTTTCAGCTTTTAAAcagtaaaatataaataaaacgggGAACATACCAAATTAAAATATTAGTGAACACAAGAATGCAATTATCACACTTCCAGtgacaaattttcaaaaaataaaaaatgtcgtGCAGGAAAAGATTAGATGTTTGGCCTATATATGATGTAAAGCAAGTCAGATATCTTGAGAGAGAAGAATATTATGCTCCACTGACAGTTAtatttacaatttttcttttctttcttgtacAAAGTATCTCATATCCTCCCATCTTGTAATTTCAATCTTGTCAATATACTTACAAGTTACAATAAAAAGAAAGGAACATACTGAAACAATATAGGAAGAGCATGCTAAAGCAGCCAAGGTCAATCAATAGTATGCTTATGCTTGTTCAATTAAACTCTATGTGGCCAGAGAATCAAACTATATTTTCTGCTGATGCACGGCACTTCAATTAATGTTGCATGAATCCAGATTTAGCAGTCAGCTCAATTTAATAAGTTACTTGAAAAGACATGGTGTCCTGATACACTCGGTACTCTGATCCAGTTACTTACCTATTGCCGTTTGAACAGCAATacatttctttaattttgattgaAAGAACTCTTGATGATTCTAAATTTCAATATATAGAAGTAATCAATTCATCATGACCTCTTATACTCCATACTCTAAGACTACCTATTCTAGGTTTCTATATTCTGATTAGTTTTGTCTTAAGATGTTTCATCATATCATATATGTGTATTCCTCCCCTGGCAGAAAATGACTTGCATTTCATAAGTTAGAATATATATAGCCAACACAAAGCACTTACAGGTCTGATTGCCAAGAAGTCCCTTTCAATTTGAGACTTTTGGTTAATTGTTTCCCAATAAACCGAGCTTCGATGAATCATCTCCAGCTCACTTTCATTCCAAAAAAtctaagattaaaaaaaataccaTAGTGAATAATATAGTTTATAATAGCACAATGTAGTGAAAtgtgtaaaagaaaaataaatcataGTCATACACCATGTAACAAGAACAATTTTTACCATGTTAAAAAGATGGGTTATGCTatgtgtacaccaaaatcagccaccaaagtcagccaccagtataaaatacatgctggaatacaaatacacatttaaaataaattaaactacacatgtatttatacacaaatacattagtggctgattttagtggctaattttggtgtacaaatagcatttctcTAAAAAGATAAAAGATCATTACTCAAAAACCAAAATGAAAAGAAAACCTGCCGTGTTATGCAACTCCTCTTGCCATGGTAGACGGCAGATATAAGGATTCCACTGAGAGTCCTGCATACAGAGAGAGATATTTCAGACATACAAGCAAGCTTCAAGATTTTACCAAGAGCAAAACTCAAAGTTTGCAAAAGTTCAACAATTCCCAAATTTCAGATGAAACCTTTTACAGGAACATGATAACAATGGTACCTGACCCAATTTCCGCTCAATTAGAAGAAGAACAGCAAGTTTTGCAACATTCGCAACTTCCTCACTGATCAGAGATTTGATCTTAGCAGGGAGATTATCTGCTGTTATTTGCTACAAAACCAATTACAAATACTATCTTATCAAGAGTGACTTGTCATTGTGACATATAAAAAGCAAGCCATAACATATAGTTCGAGGAAAGATTAAGAGTGGATGCCTACCACTCTATAAGGAACCTTCAAAATACAATCTCCGGTTTTTATCGCCTTAGAAGCAAACAGAGACCTAGATGCAAGACACAAATTAATAGTTACTAAACCACcattaattaatataataatatataatataaacaggAAGATGTTCCATCTTCGGTATATCANNNNNNNNNNNNNNNNNNNNNNNNNNNNNNNNNNNTTCTGTGTTATGACTTATAAAGAATATTAACCCATAAACTACTCCTAAATTCACAATCATTCTTACTATTCGATTTCAAGAATGATGACATAGGAAACAATAAGCATGCAGTTAAGAGCTAGAACCTGGTAGGTTTTCATTTCTTACATTACAACATTAATCTCTTAAGGGAAGCACctacattaggattaggattacaATGAACTTCAAATTGAGCATTGTTTTCCCTGTTCAATGGAAACAAATTCAATCAGCAGAAGAACAAAGAGGGTACCTGCCATATGAAGATTTACCAATTGAAAGCGATGAAGAAATTCTACAACCAGCTTTCCGCTCCAACCATGACAAAAATCCATCATCGTCACATGTTTCAACAGATTTGCCATTAACCTGGTTCAAAACAGTGTTTggatggaaaaggaaaataaaaatgtgATAAGAAATAGATAGAAGGGAGAAAAAGGTTGAAAGAATTTCGAACCTGAGGTTGGGCCAAAGAAGTGAACTTGAggagaatggaagaagaagaagagtgaaGAGAATGAGGTTGATGGTGATGGATACTGTAAGGAACACTATGCAGAGACCAACGGAAGATTGCAGTGCGAGCTCGAAATGGCATTGCGGCGCCTCCGTCGTTGAAAACGGTGTCGTTTGCAGAGTGGCAAACTGGCAATGACTGCTAGCTTCACCTGAGTTCAGTTGTATCAGCTGTTGTTAGAGGAAGGGCATTATAGGGAAATACTctattctattttttcttttcatataatttttatattaaataatgaGGAATGTTAGGCCAGCCATTTTAGTATTTTGTAACTATCAATTGgtcattaataatatttttaatggtgtgagattacatctaatggtgggaaatcactcacttttattttgatggttaagtgctggccagaaaacacaaaaattgctagTCCCCTAAACTTTTCCTTAAATAATATAGGAAGCGGTTCTCATATTCCGCTGCACTTAGCGAAACGTGATATTCCATCTATGTTAACCATTTAGATATAATATAAATTATGTGAACGTTCAagattttgaaaactttttttgaGTGAACATGAAGAGGAGGAGTTTATGGTGGACTTCAAACTGGCTATGTAGTTGAAAAGTATTGAAACTCATATATTATCTTGTCTGACCATGTGCAATGAAACTTGGTGTCATGGTGTGCTTTTGGCTTTTCGCGTGGTCTTGAACATACAGTCGAGTTGACAATTTGTTGGAAATGGGCTTAATAAGCATATTTGTTTAATCATGGAAGAAAACAATTTTTGGTAATCATAGAATGAATAAGAAATGATCCTAATTGAATAGAAAGAATACTATATATGTAATTGGataatttgttttttaaaaaatacagcaATGTTCCGAAGAAATAAGAGAGGAATTGAAATATGCAAAATATAGTGAcagataaaataatattttttatgagagaaaaaatagAGTGAAATTATTGTANACTTTAAATTAAAGTACTATGATTTTTTGTTGGTTATATTAATAAAGAAATTATTAAATTGACAAGTTCATAtgaaataattagtgttgatttatACGGTTTTAAAAATTGTATAATTAaaattggtttaattattttattagtttttataattttatcaaatttataattaaatatttatattttttaatttagtttttaaactatttttaattttgtaattggattatttttatgttaaaaatgttaaaattaatagaatatttttcttaaaaaatatgtaattaaagaTCTGATTAAGTTCTTAACTATGAATACATTTATGGATACCTTTATAACAATCTAATTATAAATACTGAATAATTaaactattaaaatttaaaaaatagataatagaataaaaaatttgagataaCACATACTCGCAATTTATATagaatttatgtttaaaatgaaattgaaatttaaaatttaaatatttttagtctAATTCAAGGGTCGtaattcaaaccataaattttatgagacttataatttaaaattaaaaacgtAGTTAGTATCAAATTAAAATAAGGGatattattaaagtttttttgttagtatt from Arachis ipaensis cultivar K30076 chromosome B09, Araip1.1, whole genome shotgun sequence includes these protein-coding regions:
- the LOC107618672 gene encoding uncharacterized protein LOC107618672 isoform X3, which translates into the protein MPFRARTAIFRWSLHSVPYSIHHHQPHSLHSSSSSILLKFTSLAQPQVNGKSVETCDDDGFLSWLERKAGCRISSSLSIGKSSYGRSLFASKAIKTGDCILKVPYRVQITADNLPAKIKSLISEEVANVAKLAVLLLIERKLGQDSQWNPYICRLPWQEELHNTIFWNESELEMIHRSSVYWETINQKSQIERDFLAIRPIPFADFVNHDGNSEAIVMSDDDKQLSEVISDRDYAPGEQVLIRYGKFSNATLMLDFGFTVPYNIYDQVQIQLDIPKHDPLHKMKLELMQQYFVPSRKNAENLKHSWNIFTIKEVKWPKGKGKGLPQSLRAFARVLSCTNRQELDDLVVEAAQTDGRLGRRPLPDVNKEIQAHLMLSSLIGKLIEERSAAIMSLEESSNCSSFCVRVPVRRFMARDLLRGELRILNSAFTWLENYCLSST
- the LOC107618672 gene encoding uncharacterized protein LOC107618672 isoform X2, yielding MPFRARTAIFRWSLHSVPYSIHHHQPHSLHSSSSSILLKFTSLAQPQVNGKSVETCDDDGFLSWLERKAGCRISSSLSIGKSSYGRSLFASKAIKTGDCILKVPYRVQITADNLPAKIKSLISEEVANVAKLAVLLLIERKLGQDSQWNPYICRLPWQEELHNTIFWNESELEMIHRSSVYWETINQKSQIERDFLAIRPIFECFSQSFGDITYKDFMYACTLDFVNHDGNSEAIVMSDDDKQLSEVISDRDYAPGEQVLIRYGKFSNATLMLDFGFTVPYNIYDQVQIQLDIPKHDPLHKMKLELMQQYFVPSRKNAENLKHSWNIFTIKEVKWPKGKGKGLPQSLRAFARVLSCTNRQELDDLVVEAAQTDGRLGRRPLPDVNKEIQAHLMLSSLIGKLIEERSAAIMSLEESSNCSSFCVRVPVRRFMARDLLRGELRILNSAFTWLENYCLSST
- the LOC107618672 gene encoding ribulose-1,5 bisphosphate carboxylase/oxygenase large subunit N-methyltransferase, chloroplastic isoform X1; this translates as MPFRARTAIFRWSLHSVPYSIHHHQPHSLHSSSSSILLKFTSLAQPQVNGKSVETCDDDGFLSWLERKAGCRISSSLSIGKSSYGRSLFASKAIKTGDCILKVPYRVQITADNLPAKIKSLISEEVANVAKLAVLLLIERKLGQDSQWNPYICRLPWQEELHNTIFWNESELEMIHRSSVYWETINQKSQIERDFLAIRPIFECFSQSFGDITYKDFMYACTLVGSRAWGSTNGLSLIPFADFVNHDGNSEAIVMSDDDKQLSEVISDRDYAPGEQVLIRYGKFSNATLMLDFGFTVPYNIYDQVQIQLDIPKHDPLHKMKLELMQQYFVPSRKNAENLKHSWNIFTIKEVKWPKGKGKGLPQSLRAFARVLSCTNRQELDDLVVEAAQTDGRLGRRPLPDVNKEIQAHLMLSSLIGKLIEERSAAIMSLEESSNCSSFCVRVPVRRFMARDLLRGELRILNSAFTWLENYCLSST
- the LOC107618672 gene encoding ribulose-1,5 bisphosphate carboxylase/oxygenase large subunit N-methyltransferase, chloroplastic isoform X4; its protein translation is MPFRARTAIFRWSLHSVPYSIHHHQPHSLHSSSSSILLKFTSLAQPQVNGKSVETCDDDGFLSWLERKAGCRISSSLSIGKSSYGRSLFASKAIKTGDCILKVPYRVQITADNLPAKIKSLISEEVANVAKLAVLLLIERKLGQDSQWNPYICRLPWQEELHNTIFWNESELEMIHRSSVYWETINQKSQIERDFLAIRPIFECFSQSFGDITYKDFMYACTLVGSRAWGSTNGLSLIPFADFVNHDGNSEAIVMSDDDKQLSEVISDRDYAPGEQVLIRYGKFSNATLMLDFGFTVPYNIYDQVQIQLDIPKHDPLHKMKLELMQQYFVPSRKNAENLKHSWNIFTINIWISDGAMIIT